The following nucleotide sequence is from Candidatus Woesearchaeota archaeon.
GCAATCACAAGCTGGGGTCAGGAAATTGTAAAGGAATCCGCAGAAGAAGTCGAAAAAACAGGCTACAAGGTCATTTATGGAGACACAGATTCAATTTTTATTGAAACAAAGAAAGATAATTACGAAGATGCAAGTAAAGTTGGAGAAAAGATTGCGCGCGGTATTAATGTCCATTTCAAGAAAAAAGTAAAAGAACAATGCCACAGAGAATCGTATTTAGAGTTGCAGTTTGAAAAAGTATACAGCCGATTTATCATGCCAAAGATTCGTGGCACAGAAGTTGGCGCAAAGAAGCGGTATGCGGGGATGCGGACAGATGGAAAAGAGGAAAAACTCGATATTGTTGGATTAGAAACAGTAAGAAGGGATTGGACAGAGTGCGCGAAACAATTCCAAATCACGCTCTTAAAGAAAATATTTGCGAAGCAGGAAGTCATTCCGTACATCAAAAAGTTTGTCGAGGAAGTCAGAGGAGGAAAGCATGATGACCTTCTCATATACAAAAAATCATTAAGTAAAGAGGTAGAAGGCTATACGAAAACAACACCGCCGCATGTCAAGGCAGCGCGGCTTCTCGATAAAATAGAATCCAACATCATCGAGTATTACATCACAGAAAATGGTCCAGAGCCGCTGCAAAAGTTGAAGTCAAAAATAGATTACGAGCATTATGTGGACAAGCAGTTGAAGCCGATTGCGGATTCCATTCTTCTTTTCTTTAATCAGAATTTTGAAGATGTTGTTTCAGGAAAAAAACAGAAAAGTTTGTTTGAGTTTTAGAGAAGACGTTCCCACTCAAACTCATTGACAATAGCTTTCGTGACAAGTGGTTTTTTTGTTGCTTTTTCATAGGGGTAGAATCTCTTAAAAATATAACTACACATTTTTACAGCGTACAAAGGGTCGCCCTCACTTGTGTCATGAATTAAATCTAATGCATCTTGTGTAAAATCAAAACATTGTGCTCCAAGCGTTTGGATAACTTGGTGGGTTTGTGCTCGTGTAAATAATGGTATTTCATATTCAACATAATGTGCAAGAAGAGGAGCAGCGTCTCGCGCAAGAATGTCATATACCGCAGTTGGCTTGTGAATCTGAAGCATCCATCTGATGTTGGTAGTTTCTCGCGCAATATCATGGAGATCCTTAAAATGCGCAGAGACTGCAATATCCTTATCTGTTGAAGGACTACCCTTATATGAAGTGTGGCGAAGATATTTTGTGCACTCATCAAGCATAAAAACCAATGTTTGCCCTCTCGTAGCCAATGTTCGATTGAGGGTAGAGAAATATGTTTCAAAATCGTGTTCAGGAGAGGGAAGTTCCACAGCAGCAGAAATCCTTTGGAGATATTCTTCTAAAGAACGATGAATTCTATTTTTAAGATGGTCTTTTCCAAAACTATTCTCTGTCTGTACGAGCTTCAAAGTAATATACTCCTGTTCTCTTCTTCGGACTTCATACATAATGCTTGTTTTTCCAACGTGTGGTCTTCCAGAGATAATGATATCTCTTCCTGCATGCGCTGTTGCCATGATTCTATCAACAAGCTCACTTCGCTCATGTAGAAGAAATTTCTCCCGATAAGCAGGTTCAGCAAAAACATATGGATTTTCTATCATAAAGCAAGAAGATAAGCTTGATTTATATAATTTGTCACTTTGCAATGAATAAGCATAGAGATAACAATATTTATATAGAAAGTATGATTATCATACTATATGATTCATCAGGAAGTTGTCAAGATTGCGCCACGAGGGCAAATTGTAATTCCAAAGAGATTTCGGAAGGCATTGCATTTAGAAGTAGGAAATAGAATCCTTGTCAAAGAAACTGCAGGAAAACTGATTCTGGAAAAAATGCACTTCAATGAACTTGCGCATTATGAAGAGGTAAAGCAAAAGCGATTAGATCATCAATTGCGTGAAGAAGGAGAAATATTTGTATGATCTCAGTCTTTTTAGATAAGAATATTCTTTTTCATTACATGCGAAAAATTCTATTTGAAGAGCAGGTTCCTCTTTCTTCGCTTCTTATCATAAAGAGTGTCCATGCAAAGAAAATTCATGCAAGTATTTCAGAGAATGCATTTTTTGGCTTGATGAATTATTGCATCTACAAGTTGCAAAGAGAAAAGGATATGGAAGAGAAGAATGCAGAAAATGTAGCAAAGGAAAAGATAAAATGGCTGTTTCAAGGGAACTGGCAAATCATTTCTCTTGAATTTGAAGCACTGATGCCGCTTCTTGAAAAAAGCGATGTTCCTTTTGAGGATTTGTATCAATATCACTGTGCAAAGAATAAAAAGCTGCAATTAGTAACGCACAATACAAAAGATTTTGAGCAGACAACTGGAGTTCTTATTTCTACCCCTAAAGAATTTTTACAACAGCTCAAAAATCAAAAAATTCTTTCTGAAAAAGATTTTGCATATCCATAAAACTCCAGAAAATCCTTTGCGAGCATCGCGAGCAGATAGGATTTTTATCAAAACCTTTATATACATGCGTATGCATATGCGTATGCAGGTGAACAAATGGTCAAAGTAATATCGTTATCCAACAAAGCATACGCAACACTCAAAGCGTTGAAACGAGGTGATGATTCTTTTTCAGATGTCGTTCTAAAAATAACAGAAAAAGAAAAGAAACCTTCGATAATGGATCTTGCAGGAAAGTGGCCGGGCACTGATGAAGAAGCAAAGTTCATTATGAAAACATTGCAAAAAGAAAGAAAAAAATTCAAGCTACGTGAGGTTCATTGGTAATGTATTATTGTCTTGATACGAACATAATTATTGACTTTTTTAAAAATGAAAAACAAGTAGTGCAAAAGATGCAAGAGATCGAGCAGCAGGAAGTTTCTGTGACAATAACTCCTATTGTTTTATGTGAATTGTTTAAAGGAGCGTATCTTGGTTCGAGACAAAAGGAGAGAGTGGAAATGGTTGAACTTCTTTTGAAAACAGTAAACATTCTTGAGTTTACAAAACATGCAGCAGATATTTTCGGTCAAAGATATGCAGAACTACAAAAACAAGGAAAACAAACACAAGAGGCAGATCTCATGATCGCAAGCATCTGTATCGCCCACAACGCAATTCTTATCACAAGAAATCATAAAGACTTTGTAAATATCAAAGACTTACAATTTCAAGTTTGGTAAGTTTTAAATAGAAGTAGATATAGGATAGTTTTATGGTCACAAGAAAAGCAATTGTTGATTTTATGATAGTCTTTCTTAGTTTAATCGGGTTTGGGTTGGTTATTTATGGTTCTAAGCAGATAGTAATATATTCTGGTTTTTTTCTGGTTATAGTCTCTGTAGTATTTATATTTTGGAAAGAACTTGCCTATGCTATGGTTAAAAAAATCCAAGGGTCTTAATAATGAGTCCAGTTGATTTACCTCTTCTTGAAAATCCAAGGTATGATTTTTTCTTGACACTTTTAGGTGTTTTTATGAATGTTTCTTCTTTTTATTATATTTTTATTTCTCCTATTAATATTCCAGAAATAAAATTGCTTCTTACGCTCCCTATGGGGCTTGGTTACATAATCTTTATCAATGGCATTAATCAAATGGCTGACAGACATAAAATAGAGAATAAGATTTTTATTATTAATTCATTTACTCAAAGGAAAAATATGATTACGCAGCTAAGAAAAGAGAATCTTATAGAAGCAGCAGAGGAAACTTCTCTTAATGTTTATTTGCGTGATGAAATACTCAACTATATTGAGAAACATAAAAAATAAAAAGGTTAAAAGAGGTGTCCATATCATGGCAGCAGCAAAACCAGCACCTGCACAGCAGGCGCAGACAAAAATGAGTCGAGATGAACAAGTAGGATTTCATAAAGGAGCACTTTCAACGCTAGCAAAAGAGCGCGAAGAAATGGTTAAAATCCTGAGTATTGTCGAGCAATTAATGCAGATGCACATTAAAGCGTTGAAAGAATTAGGCATTGATTTGGAAGCGCAGGCAAAGCATGTTGCAGCACAGCAAGCAGCAGCGCCGAAAAAACCAACGCAGCAACTTGATAAATTACTGAAATAAAAAGCTTAACATTCGCTTCGCTCATGAAAGATTTTTGTAAATAGTCTCTATTTCAAAAATTTCTTCCGAACCAAGTGAGGAGATGAAATTTTTAATATGGGTTATCTCACGCATGTTGATGGTAGGTGTTATGTGTGCAAGGAGCACACAGACATTTTTTGTGATTTCTGTAGAAGGTATGTCTGTCGTCAACACAGAATAGATCGTGATAAAAAAACCGTCTTTTGCGAAAAGTGTGAGAAAGAAG
It contains:
- a CDS encoding AbrB/MazE/SpoVT family DNA-binding domain-containing protein, producing MIHQEVVKIAPRGQIVIPKRFRKALHLEVGNRILVKETAGKLILEKMHFNELAHYEEVKQKRLDHQLREEGEIFV
- a CDS encoding antitoxin VapB family protein, which produces MVKVISLSNKAYATLKALKRGDDSFSDVVLKITEKEKKPSIMDLAGKWPGTDEEAKFIMKTLQKERKKFKLREVHW
- a CDS encoding type II toxin-antitoxin system VapC family toxin, producing MVMYYCLDTNIIIDFFKNEKQVVQKMQEIEQQEVSVTITPIVLCELFKGAYLGSRQKERVEMVELLLKTVNILEFTKHAADIFGQRYAELQKQGKQTQEADLMIASICIAHNAILITRNHKDFVNIKDLQFQVW